The Nostoc sp. 'Peltigera membranacea cyanobiont' N6 genome contains the following window.
TTTGACGCGCTCAGATCCGGCTCGCATTGACCACAGCAATTTCAAAAAGTCTGTCTTTACGAAACCAAGGTCGAGGCGTTGCAGATGTAAGGCTATGACTGGTGTCGGTGTGGGATAGTAATGTTGGTAAAGTTCAATGATTCTGATTAAATCTTCAGCATATTGACTGGCAGGATGGAGATTGCCGTAGATGAAACTAACGGGGTTGTTAATTTCGTTAGCCATATCCGCCACCAGTTGACCGAGGTTAGCCATTTTCTGGTTCTGCAATAACTGCTTTTGAGTATATTTGAGTTCTTCGAGGGTAGTTTCTAGCTGCTGTGATTTTTCTTTAACTTGGTCTTCGATAGATTGGCGTTGAGTAATTTCTTTTTGGAGTTGTTCAAATAGTTGGTATTGTTGAGTAGCGTAGGCGCAGCCCGTCGTAGACATCGCCTTATCGTGACTAATATCCTTGTGCGTCCCTGCCATCCGTAGTGGTTTACCGGATTCATCCCACTGAAATACTTTGCCACAAGCCAAAATCCATTTCCATTCGCCGGATTTAGTCAACATTCGCAATTCGACTTCAAACACAGGTGTGAATCCTTCCAGATAATCGTGCAACACCTGGTGAATTCTTGGTAAATCTTGTGGATGTACAAGTCGCTCAAAGGATTTATGCTCATGAGCAATTTCGTCTACTCCATAGCCCAGGATGCCCTTCCACTGGGGATCGTAATAGGTTTTATTGGTTATGAGATTCCAATCCCACAACCCCAAGCCACTGGCTATTAATGCCATTTGCAAAGCGGCTTGTGAGCATTGACAAGGATCTAAATTTTCTGGAGATAAGTCTTTTGATTCTGGGAAACTCTCGGAATCTTGCACTAAAAATGGAGCTTCCGGTTCATGGGTAGCGGGTTTTTCGATATGCATAGCTGCTGGTACGGTGAGGAAGATATCCTGTAGCTCTCTCTCTACGCTGTCTTAGCACCCTGACGATAGAGTTATAGATAAATCGTCTAGTTGGTTGATTGGGCTGTAACTTCGGTCAGAGATATATCAGCCCAGATTGTCAATTTGGATGGAATTTAGAAAAAGGTAAACGGACTAATGTAACCTCTGTTGCGATCGCTGCGGCCATTTTTTCTAAAAAATAGCTACATTGTGTGCATCTACATTCTAAGATATGTCTAAAAAAAGTAGTTAGAATCACATAAAATCACCTCAAAAGCATTAAGTCATTAACGCTACAAATTATGTGAAATTAGAGCCAGTATTGGCGTGTAAATTACAAGATATGGGACTAATTCATTTAGAAGGCGATCGCAGTACTTCTGCGTGTGAATTATATCGGTTATATTTCCGACAATATCTGAAAAAAAGTGAGAGTTTAAATAGTAATCGTGTTGAACAGTTGTTTTAACATAAAATTAAACTGGTAGCATAACGCAAGATTTCATGGCCATAAAGTTTATTCTGAGCGACTATGTTGACCGAGCGATGTCTGGCGACAAGCCGCTTTGCGTCTACGCCCAGGCAATTTATGACAGAGGATGAATTACGCTCAATGCTGGAAGACTGGATTTTACTTGGGTTAAAGCTGGGACATTCTCTACCAGTAATACCTTAAAGATTTGCTGAGAAGCGATCGCTCTTGATGTAGTTTAATCAGTTTTAGGAGAGGGATCAGTCTTAGAAAACGAACGGTTGAATTCAGGCGATGCCTGCGGCGGGCTACGCCTACGCAAATCTAACTTTTAACATGGTACGCTTTGCACAAAACTTGCCTATTCTGGATTTTAAGGGAGGCGATGCCTGCGGCGGGCTTCGCCTACCCCCAAATATGCCAAATTTCCACGCACAGTAACAGTATTAGGATGATTTGCACCTAACCGAGGCTCTAAAATATCTAATGCTTGCATATACAACGGTTCGGCTTCGCTGTATCTGCCTTGGCCCGCATTTCTCACAAGCGATGCGATCACTATTACCGAAACCTTTATCGGGCTTAGATTTTGAGCGTTTTAGACACTGCACGAATCACAGCAGTATGTGAACGGGGTATTTTATCTCAAGTCTAACTGGCATAAACGTTTTGGGCTGTCGTTTAAATCTTTGTGAGAAATCCGGGCTTGGGAGTCGTAGAGTAAGGCTAGGTTGTTGAGACTTTGTGCGACATCTGGATGTTCTTCACCCAGCAGCTTGCGCCAGAGTGCCAAAGCTTGGATCAAACTGTCTATTTCGGAAATATATCACACACATTTAGCAATTATCTTCATATCCCGCCTTACAATTTATTGCAAAGCTAATAGCCCAAGTCCACTCAAGTGGACTCAAACCTTTTCTCAGTCTTCTTTAGAAGACTTTAGCTATTAGCCATAGGTTTCTAATCTATGGCGGGTGATGCAACAGATGCAATATCTCAGACTTACGGACTTGAGTTTAATAAATTTTAGGTAAGCAATGTATCCGACGACCTACGCCTACGTCTTTACAACACCATTATTCGACCTCTGAACTCGGAGGTTCGACCTTTTTACTCGGAGATTCGACCTTTTTACTCGGAGATTCGACCTTTTTACTCGGAGGTTCGACCTTTTTACTCGGAGGTTCGACCTTTTTACTCGGAAGTTCGACCTTTTAGCTCGGAAGTTCGACCTTTTAACTCAAAACTCCGAGATAAAAGCTTGAACGTTGAGGCTAAGAACCTGAATTTTACTACTTTGAGGTGAAGCAATGCCTGAGTTTAGCTACACCTACGCAAAAAATTGCTGGAACCACAGGAGATAGAGGCGGATGATTTGAAGGAATAAGCGGTAAAAGTGACATTTTGCACTGTAACAAACCCTTACTCCCAGCCCCACTCCTTACAATGGAAAAGGGTTTTATTCATTTTCCTTCTTGAGGGAATCTCAAACTCAACACACCAACTGATGCAATTTGATACCCAACTGCTACCACGCATTAATGCCACATCCAAGAGAGAAAATGGTAAACAATATTATGTAGATGCCAAGGGAAATCGCTTCCCTAGCGTGACTACAATACTTAATGCCACCAAATCACAAGCAGACAGAGATAGATTATTAAACTGGAAAGCGCGTGTTGGGACAGAAGAAGCTACCCGCATTACTACATCTGCTAG
Protein-coding sequences here:
- a CDS encoding sensor histidine kinase — encoded protein: MHIEKPATHEPEAPFLVQDSESFPESKDLSPENLDPCQCSQAALQMALIASGLGLWDWNLITNKTYYDPQWKGILGYGVDEIAHEHKSFERLVHPQDLPRIHQVLHDYLEGFTPVFEVELRMLTKSGEWKWILACGKVFQWDESGKPLRMAGTHKDISHDKAMSTTGCAYATQQYQLFEQLQKEITQRQSIEDQVKEKSQQLETTLEELKYTQKQLLQNQKMANLGQLVADMANEINNPVSFIYGNLHPASQYAEDLIRIIELYQHYYPTPTPVIALHLQRLDLGFVKTDFLKLLWSMRAGSERVKEIVFALRNFSTSDEGQMKKVDLHEGLDSVLRILQHRLKEKPDRARIEVIKDFGELPLIECYPGDLNQVFMNILTNAIDALEERMKHDYSFTPKIFIHTEVVKNHLSLVNSNELWVNDKRVEKKHRVIIHISDNGKGILPHIQRQIFEPFFTTKPVGKGKGLGLSISREIIVEKHQGKLKCNSQLGQGTELVIEMNTTARHYAAIRQHASF
- a CDS encoding AAA-like domain-containing protein; protein product: MNATNYVKLEPVLACKLQDMGLIHLEGDRSTSACELYRLYFRQYLKKSESLNSNRVEQLF